In the genome of Solibacillus silvestris, one region contains:
- a CDS encoding cell division protein, with translation MQSERFLNKVTAFIRSKEAQVHVYDELKHHIEHSKNAWLKKGYTPDEAERKAIDEMGSPSALGKSMDKIHRPKVDWLLISLVAILLGASFIPILTFDSTVIFGADMTNYFIRNKWLHLLCAVLLIAALMYIDYRKLERFSLAIYLGALILLMILNYFPTAMVSGQSYLMVGPIQIQVWTVLPLLLIAWAGFFTQKKFKSWQLIILFVLPLWFILRAPNLTAALIYAGVVTILFYLSDYSLKSKILTSITVIGLIASAVFLMTPQLHHYQLVRIYAFLNPESYATQEGYIYLAIKNALNEAGWFGAETIRYIPEGHTDFALVQLIQEFGYIAGIAVVTVLFAIAIRILWEAKQLTRSYGKMLVIGAVSFYCMQFGYSVAMILGWLPIIGLSLPFISYGFTSLLINSFVIGTALSVYRRKTFIGSGAQQN, from the coding sequence ATGCAGAGTGAACGTTTTTTAAATAAAGTAACAGCCTTTATTCGTTCAAAAGAAGCTCAGGTACATGTATATGATGAATTAAAGCACCATATAGAACATTCGAAAAATGCCTGGTTAAAAAAAGGGTATACACCCGATGAAGCGGAACGAAAAGCAATTGATGAAATGGGCTCACCATCCGCACTCGGAAAATCGATGGACAAGATTCACCGGCCCAAAGTCGATTGGCTGCTGATTAGTTTAGTTGCTATTCTATTAGGGGCCAGCTTTATCCCGATTTTAACATTTGATAGTACCGTTATTTTTGGGGCAGACATGACTAATTATTTTATTCGAAACAAATGGCTGCACCTTCTTTGTGCCGTCCTATTGATAGCAGCACTGATGTATATCGATTATCGGAAGCTGGAGCGTTTCAGTCTAGCTATATATTTGGGTGCCCTTATTTTGTTAATGATATTAAATTATTTTCCGACAGCTATGGTTTCCGGGCAAAGCTATTTAATGGTAGGGCCGATACAGATTCAGGTTTGGACCGTTTTACCATTGCTGCTCATTGCTTGGGCAGGCTTTTTTACACAGAAGAAATTTAAAAGTTGGCAGTTAATCATCTTATTTGTTTTGCCGTTATGGTTTATTTTACGTGCGCCAAACCTGACAGCAGCCCTTATTTATGCGGGGGTCGTTACTATTTTGTTTTACTTAAGTGACTACTCGCTAAAATCGAAAATTTTGACAAGTATAACAGTGATTGGCTTAATCGCTAGTGCGGTGTTTCTGATGACTCCGCAGCTGCACCATTACCAGCTTGTACGTATCTATGCTTTTCTGAATCCGGAAAGCTATGCCACACAGGAAGGCTATATTTATCTGGCAATCAAAAATGCATTAAATGAAGCTGGGTGGTTTGGGGCAGAGACGATCCGATATATTCCGGAAGGGCATACAGATTTTGCTTTAGTACAGCTTATCCAGGAATTTGGTTACATTGCAGGAATTGCTGTCGTAACGGTATTATTCGCCATCGCAATTCGTATACTTTGGGAAGCAAAACAATTAACCCGTTCATATGGCAAAATGCTTGTAATCGGAGCAGTATCTTTTTATTGCATGCAGTTTGGATATTCTGTGGCAATGATTCTTGGTTGGTTGCCGATTATCGGATTATCGCTTCCTTTTATAAGTTACGGTTTTACATCTCTTCTAATAAACTCGTTTGTCATTGGGACTGCACTAAGCGTGTATCGCCGGAAAACATTCATAGGGAGTGGAGCGCAGCAGAACTAA
- a CDS encoding prephenate dehydratase: MSEKNWEKRIAYLGPEASFTYLATKGLFPHDWHIPYKSIPECIEAVSEGKVELAVVPVENALEGSVPLTIDYLYHESELFVTAEVMSKIQQHLLVNKKFAENKEAIEEIYSHPHALAQCHKYLYYNHGGVRQTSYSSTAAAAELVSQTEDRCIAAVANFSAAEKYNLHILEHNIHDFHFNHTRFFVLSKQNIKHGLVPLQAQTKTTFMLTLPTDVSGALHQVLSVFAWRKLNLSKIESRPLKTGLGNYFFITDILADEEEPMLKGAVEELIALGCKVKSLGTYYTYVTPE; the protein is encoded by the coding sequence ATGTCAGAAAAAAATTGGGAAAAAAGAATTGCTTACCTAGGTCCGGAAGCATCATTTACATATTTAGCAACAAAGGGACTATTTCCGCATGATTGGCATATTCCGTACAAGTCGATTCCGGAATGCATTGAAGCGGTATCGGAAGGGAAAGTTGAGCTGGCGGTAGTCCCGGTGGAAAATGCACTGGAAGGTTCTGTTCCGCTAACAATTGACTACTTGTACCATGAATCCGAGCTTTTCGTTACAGCTGAAGTGATGTCGAAAATTCAGCAGCATTTATTAGTGAATAAAAAGTTTGCGGAAAATAAAGAGGCAATCGAGGAGATTTATTCACATCCGCATGCTTTAGCACAGTGCCATAAATATTTATATTATAATCATGGAGGGGTAAGACAGACATCGTATTCTTCAACTGCTGCCGCAGCAGAACTTGTATCCCAAACTGAAGACCGCTGTATTGCTGCCGTTGCGAACTTTTCTGCCGCTGAAAAATATAATTTACATATACTCGAACACAATATCCATGATTTCCATTTTAATCATACGCGTTTCTTCGTTTTATCTAAGCAAAATATAAAGCACGGTTTAGTACCGTTGCAGGCACAAACGAAAACTACGTTTATGCTTACATTACCGACAGATGTGTCTGGTGCGCTTCATCAAGTACTTTCGGTATTTGCATGGCGTAAACTGAACTTGAGTAAGATTGAATCACGACCACTTAAAACAGGACTGGGGAATTATTTCTTCATTACTGATATACTAGCAGATGAAGAGGAACCGATGTTGAAAGGTGCAGTGGAAGAACTGATTGCACTAGGCTGCAAAGTGAAGTCACTCGGTACATATTATACATACGTCACACCAGAGTGA
- a CDS encoding Holliday junction ATP-dependent DNA helicase RuvA → MYDYLKGQVTRVTPEYIVLEQQGIGWMLYTPNPFAFRTSASEQQIYVSLQVREDAQNLYGFNSLEQRELFKKLIQVSGIGPKGALAILASGNPTSVIQAIEMEDEAFLIRFPGVGKKTARQMILDLKGKLDMLLDHVELPSAENELPLFGVNPNEHELQEAMLALVALGYSEKELDKIRPQLSEDDKLTTTDAYIKQALKLLLKLK, encoded by the coding sequence ATGTATGATTATTTAAAAGGACAGGTTACAAGGGTTACACCCGAGTATATTGTATTAGAGCAACAAGGCATTGGCTGGATGCTGTATACGCCAAATCCATTTGCATTCCGTACATCTGCAAGCGAACAGCAAATATATGTATCCTTGCAAGTGCGTGAAGATGCCCAAAATTTATACGGGTTCAATAGTTTGGAGCAGCGTGAATTATTTAAAAAGCTAATTCAAGTTTCGGGCATTGGTCCAAAGGGCGCGCTTGCTATTTTAGCGAGCGGTAATCCGACTTCAGTCATTCAGGCAATTGAAATGGAAGATGAAGCATTTTTAATCCGTTTCCCGGGCGTCGGGAAAAAAACAGCACGTCAAATGATTCTCGATCTAAAAGGGAAGCTGGACATGCTGCTTGATCACGTCGAGTTACCAAGTGCAGAAAATGAGCTGCCATTGTTTGGAGTGAATCCGAATGAACATGAATTGCAGGAAGCGATGCTGGCACTTGTCGCATTAGGCTATTCAGAAAAGGAATTAGACAAAATCAGACCGCAATTAAGTGAAGATGATAAGTTAACGACGACAGACGCCTATATTAAACAGGCATTGAAGCTGTTGTTGAAATTGAAATAA
- a CDS encoding transcriptional regulator, protein MDDRLKNLKKAMDRTAFSNTKFIEQHKENVQRQLNIDELKRVILSLLIEAKSGIEITQLLHVRGIQDVIDNEGIIYSILHEQERNGFVLANWTDGVKRYELTKTGKKQLQQEGQIKLTLKERLLGVRMHAE, encoded by the coding sequence ATGGATGATCGTTTAAAAAATTTAAAAAAAGCGATGGATCGCACCGCATTTTCCAACACAAAGTTCATAGAGCAGCATAAAGAAAATGTCCAACGACAGTTAAACATCGATGAGTTGAAAAGGGTAATTTTATCACTTTTAATTGAAGCAAAGTCCGGTATTGAAATTACGCAATTACTGCATGTAAGGGGAATACAGGATGTAATCGATAATGAGGGAATCATCTATTCAATTCTTCATGAACAGGAAAGGAATGGGTTTGTGCTCGCAAATTGGACGGACGGCGTTAAGCGGTATGAGTTAACGAAGACCGGAAAAAAACAATTACAGCAAGAGGGACAAATCAAACTGACATTGAAGGAGCGTCTATTGGGGGTGCGTATGCATGCAGAGTGA
- a CDS encoding RNA polymerase factor sigma C has protein sequence MESYLINDTANLSNEMIIDELMQQYGEEILKLVMQYVHNHSVAEDLTQEIFVKCYKALPSFQYGSSLKTWLWRIAINHSKDYLKSWYAKNVEAKDDEVFMKVESGMSVEQEVIQQQEDNNLVKAVMALPVKYREVIYLCYYEDQTMKEMAEVLQISENTVKTRLRKGKQLLKKHLEREENG, from the coding sequence GTGGAAAGTTATTTAATAAATGATACCGCTAATTTATCAAATGAAATGATTATAGATGAATTAATGCAACAGTACGGGGAAGAGATATTAAAGCTTGTTATGCAATATGTACATAATCATTCGGTTGCCGAGGATCTGACGCAGGAAATTTTCGTGAAATGCTACAAGGCACTCCCTTCTTTTCAATATGGTTCATCGTTAAAAACATGGCTTTGGCGCATTGCAATTAATCATTCAAAAGATTATTTGAAAAGCTGGTATGCCAAAAATGTCGAAGCAAAAGATGATGAAGTTTTTATGAAAGTAGAAAGCGGTATGTCCGTTGAACAAGAAGTCATACAGCAGCAGGAAGATAATAACTTAGTCAAGGCGGTCATGGCACTGCCGGTCAAATATCGTGAAGTTATTTACTTGTGCTATTACGAAGATCAGACGATGAAGGAAATGGCCGAAGTACTGCAAATTAGTGAAAACACGGTAAAAACAAGGCTTAGAAAAGGAAAGCAGCTATTAAAAAAACATCTGGAGCGTGAAGAAAATGGATGA
- a CDS encoding serine/threonine protein kinase produces MKYYENGFVAQKVKAIHRELENIQFPYHIPLVENEEPHILKQFWFEGKSAEYKRFEHQQLSLHAIEKLHETCEVIPWAETGILSTYRLEEKWKRRFERFIHHERELRRLLKSNYDILVNHASYALGLMAQITVPSEKQTILHGDVVHHNVMLRGEDVKLIDFDLASLGEASDEIILWLHRVLPHVQYEIQPLVNDHHYLHKAQEKLHYLFFPNEILRECLFYLKLSDRQKLSCYPFIQSIVYDWMKNYDSFARQIDTLQK; encoded by the coding sequence ATGAAGTACTATGAGAATGGTTTTGTGGCGCAGAAAGTTAAAGCGATTCATCGAGAGCTTGAAAATATACAATTTCCATATCATATTCCACTTGTAGAAAATGAAGAGCCGCATATATTAAAGCAGTTTTGGTTTGAAGGGAAAAGTGCGGAGTATAAACGATTTGAACATCAGCAGCTTTCCCTGCATGCAATCGAAAAACTGCATGAAACATGTGAAGTCATTCCTTGGGCGGAAACAGGCATCTTGTCCACATATCGATTAGAGGAGAAGTGGAAGAGGAGATTTGAGCGTTTTATCCATCATGAAAGAGAACTAAGACGTTTATTAAAAAGCAATTATGATATTTTAGTCAACCATGCTTCCTATGCCTTAGGTTTAATGGCTCAAATAACAGTTCCGAGTGAAAAGCAAACGATTTTACATGGGGATGTTGTTCATCATAATGTGATGCTACGTGGTGAAGACGTGAAACTTATTGATTTTGATTTAGCTTCTTTAGGGGAAGCCTCAGATGAAATTATTTTATGGCTTCATCGCGTATTGCCGCATGTTCAGTATGAAATACAACCGCTTGTAAATGACCACCATTATTTGCATAAAGCGCAGGAAAAGCTTCATTATCTGTTTTTCCCGAATGAAATATTAAGGGAATGTCTGTTTTATCTGAAACTCAGCGACCGTCAAAAGCTTTCCTGCTATCCGTTTATTCAATCGATTGTTTATGACTGGATGAAAAATTACGATTCTTTTGCAAGACAGATCGATACATTGCAAAAGTAA
- a CDS encoding transcriptional regulator yields the protein MLIEVNILKKLLGEERRLELLALLKTAEQPMTGTDLAKRTNVSRQVIVNDMNLLKARNEPIVATSQGYIYMHNVQQTRLQRKIVCMHNPNEAKEELFILVDCGVMVESVIVEHPVYGEITASIMVSNRLEVEHFVKRVQETNALYLSALTDGTHLHVISSTSEESLNLAEEKLRQRGFLIEN from the coding sequence ATGCTAATTGAGGTGAATATATTGAAAAAATTATTAGGTGAAGAACGGCGTTTGGAACTGCTTGCATTGTTAAAAACGGCTGAACAGCCAATGACAGGTACAGATTTGGCGAAGCGTACAAATGTTTCAAGACAAGTCATCGTCAATGATATGAATTTATTGAAAGCACGAAATGAACCGATTGTAGCAACAAGCCAAGGGTATATTTATATGCACAATGTCCAGCAAACACGCCTTCAACGAAAAATTGTATGTATGCACAATCCAAATGAGGCAAAAGAAGAACTTTTCATATTGGTCGACTGTGGGGTTATGGTCGAAAGCGTTATAGTCGAGCATCCGGTATACGGAGAAATTACCGCTTCGATTATGGTATCAAACCGCTTGGAAGTGGAGCATTTTGTAAAACGCGTCCAAGAAACTAATGCCCTTTATCTTTCTGCATTAACGGACGGTACACACTTACATGTCATTAGCTCGACTTCTGAAGAAAGCTTGAATCTGGCAGAAGAGAAATTACGTCAGCGCGGGTTTTTAATTGAAAACTAA
- a CDS encoding thiol-disulfide oxidoreductase: protein MKRILLFDGECNFCDASVQFIIKRDPKALFQFASLQSEVGRALLKEYDVPENTDSIVFIEDDQHFTESTAALKITRNLSGLWKLFYVFVVVPKPVRDLVYRWIAKNRYKWFGKKQECMLPSPEQRKRFL, encoded by the coding sequence ATGAAGCGAATCCTATTATTTGATGGAGAGTGCAATTTCTGTGATGCAAGTGTCCAGTTTATTATTAAACGTGACCCGAAAGCATTGTTTCAGTTTGCGTCGCTGCAAAGTGAAGTTGGAAGGGCATTGTTAAAAGAGTATGATGTGCCGGAAAACACAGATAGTATTGTGTTTATAGAAGACGACCAGCATTTTACGGAATCGACGGCCGCACTTAAAATTACACGAAACTTATCAGGTTTGTGGAAGCTGTTTTACGTATTTGTGGTTGTACCAAAACCCGTTCGTGATCTTGTGTATCGCTGGATTGCCAAAAATCGCTACAAATGGTTCGGAAAAAAACAGGAATGTATGCTACCGTCACCGGAACAGCGAAAACGATTTTTATAA